In one Nicotiana sylvestris chromosome 8, ASM39365v2, whole genome shotgun sequence genomic region, the following are encoded:
- the LOC138875104 gene encoding uncharacterized protein codes for MWALKKLNLDWDVAANLLVANLNESNEFRYHDYESSSLYKEKMKYRHDKYIWNKEFKAGDLLLLLNSRLRMFYDKLKSKWIGPFEVVGVTPFGDFDLKNKNNKIFRVNGY; via the coding sequence ATGTGGGCCTTGAAGAAACTAAATCTTGATTGGGATGTAGCTGCTAACTTGCTGGTTGCAAATTTGAATGAATCGAATGAATTTCGATACCATGATTACGAGAGTTCGTCcttatacaaagaaaagatgaagtaccGTCATGACAAGTATATTTGGAATAAGGAGTTCAAGGCTGGTGATCTATTGTTGTTGTTAAACTCAAGGTTGAGAATGTTTTACGataagcttaaatcaaaatggattggtccatttgaagttgttggtgTGACACCCTTCGGTGATTTTGACTTGAAGAACAAGAACAATAAAATATTTCGGGTTAATGGTTACTGA